In Hippoglossus stenolepis isolate QCI-W04-F060 chromosome 21, HSTE1.2, whole genome shotgun sequence, one DNA window encodes the following:
- the chad gene encoding chondroadherin gives MRCVSWLLLGTCLLVLGPAVQGAPSQCPSLCICHGDLQHVICDSAGLKKIPQVSDATRLLNLQRNSLGHIPTGAFSDSKGLISLHMQHCQLREIGSQAFKGLKKLIYLYLSNNEINSIKPGAFEDLTELTYLYLDGNQIGDLAKGIFSPMINLFILQLNDNKLRELRPGTFTGAKDLRWLHMSGNELTTLQPGSLDEVENLAILHLDRNKMSTYPSAAMSKLRVVEELTLGRNPMRTIPDNAFQSFGRYMEKLHLDNMSLEKFSDGAFTGMTAIKSLHLDNNKLKSLPKSLEFSTITNLTLSTNPWSCTCQLAPLRRWMDSSRSRPDALCASPPAQRGKQVRDSAAFSGCRVKAKRAKKGTRH, from the exons GGGCGCCCCGAGCCAGTGCCCCAGCCTCTGCATCTGCCACGGCGACCTCCAGCACGTCATCTGTGACAGCGCCGGGCTGAAGAAGATCCCCCAGGTGTCGGACGCCACCCGTTTGCTGAACCTGCAGAGGAACAGCCTGGGCCACATTCCCACAGGGGCCTTCAGCGACAGCAAGGGGCTCATCTCTCTGCACATGCAGCACTGTCAGCTCAGAGAGATCGGGTCTCAGGCCTTCAAGGGGCTGAAGAAGCTCATCTACCTCTACCTGTCCAACAACGAGATCAACAGCATCAAGCCCGGCGCCTTCGAGGACCTCACGGAGCTCACCTACCTCTACCTAGATGGGAACCAGATCGGCGACCTGGCCAAGGGCATCTTCTCCCCCATGATCAACCTCTTTATTCTGCAGCTCAACGACAACAAGCTGCGCGAGCTACGGCCGGGGACCTTTACCGGAGCCAAAGACTTGCGCTGGCTGCACATGAGCGGGAACGAGCTGACCACCCTGCAGCCGGGCTCGCTGGACGAGGTGGAGAACCTCGCCATACTTCACCTGGACAGGAACAAGATGTCCACGTACCCCAGTGCGGCAATGAGCAAACTGCGTGTGGTGGAGGAACTCACGCTGGGGAGGAATCCCATGAGGACCATCCCAGACAACGCCTTCCAGAGCTTTGGGCGCTACATGGAGAAACTGCACCTGGACAACATGAGCCTGGAGAAG TTCTCTGACGGTGCGTTCACCGGAATGACGGCCATCAAGTCGCTGCACCTggacaacaacaaactgaagTCTCTTCCCAAAAGCCTCGAGTTCAGCACCATCACCAACCTCACGCTCTCCACGAACCCCTGGAGCTGCACGTGTCAGCTGGCGCCGCTGCGCAG GTGGATGGACTCGAGCCGCAGTCGTCCAGACGCACTGTGCGCTTCTCCCCCCGCACAGCGAGGCAAGCAGGTCCGAGACAGCGCCGCCTTCAGTGGCTGCCGAGTCAAGGCCAAGAGAGCCAAGAAGGGCACACGTCACTGA